CAGAAGGACCCGGTAAAGGGGCTCGGCCCCCCGCCATCACGCAATGCCACGGCAGGACGAATGAACGCGTCCGGTATATCTGTCTTTTACGGTGCTATGGATGAAGAGACGTGTATTGCCGAACTCCGCGCCCCGGTCGGAAGCCTTGTGGCGATAGCCCGGTTTGAATTTATTCGCCCGGTTCGGCTACTGGACTTCGATGTGCTGACCAGCGTGTATGTGAAGGGCAGCTACTTCGACCCTGCCTATGGCTTGCACTTGGGACGTGCAGCCTTCCTAGGAAGCCTTGTCCACGAAATCAGCCAGCCTGTCATGCCACGGGACGAAGAATTTGAGTACCTCCCGACTCAAGCTGTATCGGAATACCTGGCGTCCTGCGTCGAGCCGCCACTTGACGGCATCATATTCCGCTCCTCTCAAACGGCTGGAGAGGGCCGTAACATCGTTCTTTTTAACCACGCCAGCAAAGTGGTCGAGTATGATCTTCCGAAAGGCACTAAGATTCGGTACGGGTACCGAGGTGATGAGGACGATGACAGCATTGTGATAATCGAGGAAACCCCGCCTGCAAAACTGGATAATTCGAAGCGCCGCTCGGGCTTCGATCCATTCGAGTTCATAGGCGCATCTGATTGGAGCGGGAATGTAAATGAGGAGGACTACCCAAATTACTACAACCCCAGTTTGCGGCTGGATGTTAAGAGCATCAGGGTCTTCACCATCAAGAGCGTTCAATACAAGAAACAGGAGCACTTCGTAGACCGGCATCGTGTCACGAAAGGCGAATCAAAATAAAACTCTTGTCGTCGAGAAGATTCGCCAAAAGATGGCGCAATAAGATCAAAAAGATAATAGCGAGAATTAGGGCCAATGATACCGCAGGATTTCAGTTGGCAATTGCCTGCGCGTTGCGCAAGGCTTATCGAGGAACTGGAGCACGGCCTCCCGGAGATGGACGGCGGCCACCTTCGCACCACGTTCCTGCTGAGCATGGCGATGCCGCTGCTGACAATCCCCCACCAGGTACTGATTGGAAACAATCGTCTTGTCATGCGCGACGTAAACCGCCTCAGGCGCGATATAGCGCCTGTTATGCAGGCACCATTTGGAGAAGCACCATTCCGGGCCAATGACACCTGGTACTATCTTCCTCTTGCCGACAGACCGGATCACCCCTTTGCAATCACGCCCAATGATCGCGGATTGCGTGATGCCGGGTACGGGGAAGCGGCGGAAGCGCTTCCTACAAGTACTGTGTTCGATGGGCTTCGTCATGCGCTAGCGCACGCAGGCGTGATCTACCTGGACGAAGAGGGATACTACCGTCCTGCCAACCAGGCCAGGATGCTGGCCTTCATCTCGGAGGACAGGAACCCCAACCCGTACATGGTGCTGGGCATCATGGAGGAAGATTTCTCGCGCTTTCTGCGAGGCTGGGCCGCATGGCTTGGCGAGCTGGGCGTCAATGATATTGCGCTGGGAGCATAGGCAGCATCTGTGATGGATGTGCGAGGGGAAACTCCGAAGAGGTTTGTCGCAGCGACGATGCTGGGGACCAAGTAATTTGGCAAAAGGTGGTCCGGTTCGCCAGCTATGATGCGGGTATGATCTGCTGCGAACTGGAAAGGATGGTCAGTGATTTAACCGGGCGGGTAAGAGCAACATAGAGGTTTTTCCGGCAAAGCCGGTTCGCATCAATGATGACGGCGTGATCGAACTCAAGACCCTTCACAAGTAATGTGCTGCCGATGCTCTTCCTGCCCAGCCTGCGGCCCGAATGGCGAATGCGATTCTGAATTTGCCACACGGCATCTGCCAGAGTATCGCTTTGATCCGTTGCCATGAGCCGCACGGCGGCGCACAAGGCAAAAAACATTTCCCGGCGATATAGCCGCGTATCGGGCCTCCGGCGTAGCGCTTCAAGCAGGGCGAGAACCGGCTTGTATGACTCTGACCGGACGATTTGCAGGCAAGAGGGAAGCAGATCAGCAAACGGCTTCGCGCCAAGGCCGCCGCCTTTCACATGAGACTGTACGGCCTTCCGAAGACCGGCCTTGTTTATTCCCGTCATGCAATCTGCGGCACCTTCTGTGACGGCTTCAAATCGCTTGTAACCTTGGGTCTTCGCGATCCGCTTCGCGATAGCAAAAAGGTCCGGGCATCCGACCGGCTCTATGGTCGAAAAACCAAACTTGGAAAGCTGCTGGGCCAGTTTTGACCTGCTGGTGGGATTGGCCTCATCTCCAATGATAACCAGCTTCTCGTTGTCAGATACCTGTACCGACTTGCAAGCACTAAGTCCGGCTTTAAAGCGCTGTATCCT
This Kiloniellales bacterium DNA region includes the following protein-coding sequences:
- a CDS encoding UvrD-helicase domain-containing protein; translation: MSSGDDDQIAETAATVRRGTIIAAAGCGKTEQIARATGIPGGRRLILTHTHAGVDALRARLKKHGIPDDRFRIDTIASLSLRFAASFPRRSGLTTLQPNDKEWNTVYECAARLIESGAVSDVFGASYDRVLVDEYQDCTRPQHQIIRSVAGHLPTCIFGDPLQAIFDFKGQTPVDWDKDVFPVFPHAGQLTNPWRWKAQGNDALAEWLQTSRVRLENGQPVDLSNSPSCVSWRYLPADEKTQQERIQRFKAGLSACKSVQVSDNEKLVIIGDEANPTSRSKLAQQLSKFGFSTIEPVGCPDLFAIAKRIAKTQGYKRFEAVTEGAADCMTGINKAGLRKAVQSHVKGGGLGAKPFADLLPSCLQIVRSESYKPVLALLEALRRRPDTRLYRREMFFALCAAVRLMATDQSDTLADAVWQIQNRIRHSGRRLGRKSIGSTLLVKGLEFDHAVIIDANRLCRKNLYVALTRPVKSLTILSSSQQIIPAS
- a CDS encoding RES domain-containing protein, translating into MADAEDPMICYKCTDDSFLKERVREEGKRRTCSYCKKRRKSVRLHRLAEKVHDALNAHFDLTPSEPEGLEYTWAKEFGWERKGEDVDQLIASMAGLDDEPANDIQEYLSGKYYEPFDVDLDDPYGSDARYEEKKPDEYNFRETWDFFRGEIRARSRFFSNHARNALDEIFGGMETLQTFDRKPAICQIGPDDKDRYIYRGRKALSGPEMLEMQKDPVKGLGPPPSRNATAGRMNASGISVFYGAMDEETCIAELRAPVGSLVAIARFEFIRPVRLLDFDVLTSVYVKGSYFDPAYGLHLGRAAFLGSLVHEISQPVMPRDEEFEYLPTQAVSEYLASCVEPPLDGIIFRSSQTAGEGRNIVLFNHASKVVEYDLPKGTKIRYGYRGDEDDDSIVIIEETPPAKLDNSKRRSGFDPFEFIGASDWSGNVNEEDYPNYYNPSLRLDVKSIRVFTIKSVQYKKQEHFVDRHRVTKGESK